One Loxodonta africana isolate mLoxAfr1 chromosome 15, mLoxAfr1.hap2, whole genome shotgun sequence genomic window carries:
- the SC5D gene encoding lathosterol oxidase has translation MDLVLSVADDHFFTPYVYPAAWPEDDIFRQTLSLLIVTNVGAYILYFLFASLSYYFVFDHSLMKHPQFLKNQVSREIKYTVQALPWISIPTVALFLLEVRGYSKLYDGIGEFPSGWIQLCVSIVSFLFFTDMLIYWIHRGLHHRLVYKRIHKPHHVWKITTPFASHAFHPVDGFLQSLPYHIYPFIFPLHKVIYLTLYVLVNIWSISIHDGDFHVPKILRPFINGAAHHTDHHLFFDYNYGQYFTLWDRIGGSFKNPSSFEGKGPLSYMKKMTEEKCKNHAGNDCKNEQLFNGECTKNE, from the exons ATGGACCTTGTACTCAGTGTTGCAGATGATCATTTTTTTACACCGTATGTGTACCCAGCTGCGTGGCCAGAGGATGACATCTTCCGACAAACTCTCAGCCTCCTGATTGTGACAAATGTTGGTGCTTATATCCTTTATTTCCTCTTTGCATCACTCAGCTATTATTTTGTCTTTGATCATTCGTTGATGAAACATCCACAATTTTTGAAG AATCAAGTCTCTCGAGAAATTAAGTATACTGTCCAGGCACTGCCATGGATAAGTATCCCCACTGTTGCATTGTTCCTGTTAGAGGTGAGAGGTTACAGCAAATTGTATGATGGCATAGGAGAGTTTCCATCTG GTTGGATTCAACTCTGTGTTAGTATAGtatccttcctctttttcactgacatgtTGATCTATTGGATTCACAGAGGCCTTCACCATCGACTTGTATATAAG CGTATACACAAACCTCATCATGTTTGGAAGATTACTACGCCATTTGCAAGTCATGCCTTTCACCCGGTGGATGGTTTCCTTCAGAGTCTACCTTACCATATATACCCTTTTATCTTTCCCTTACACAAGGTGATTTATTTAACTTTGTACGTCTTGGTCAATATTTGGTCTATTTCCATTCATGATGGTGATTTTCATGTCCCCAAAATCTTAAGACCATTTATTAATGGCGCAGCTCATCATACAGACCACCACCTATTCTTTGACTATAACTACGGACAGTATTTCACATTGTGGGATAGAATTGGAGGCTCATTCAAAAACCCTTCGTCTTTTGAAGGGAAGGGACCGCTTAGTTATATGAAAAAGATGACAGAAGAAAAATGCAAGAACCATGCAGGAAATGATTGTAAAAATGAACAATTATTCAATGGAGAGTGTACAAAGAATGAGTAG